From a single Peromyscus maniculatus bairdii isolate BWxNUB_F1_BW_parent chromosome 4, HU_Pman_BW_mat_3.1, whole genome shotgun sequence genomic region:
- the Spag4 gene encoding sperm-associated antigen 4 protein isoform X2: MGRKLLAEAGASEPQWADRLWLGNQPAGSPAGLEEQLGFLPALDLRQEMPTPRVSKSFLSFLFQVLSVLLSVTGDVLVSVYREVCSIRFLFTAASLLSVFLAALWWGLLYLVPPLENEPKEMLTLSQYHQRVHSQGQQLQQLQAELNKLHKEVSSVRAAHSERVAKLVFQRLNEDFVRKPDYALSSVGASIDLEKTSSDYEDTNTAYFWNRLSFWNYARPPSVILEPDVFPGNCWAFEGDKGQVVIRLPGHVQLSDITLQHPPPTVAHTGGASSAPRDFAVFGLQVDDETEVLLGKFIFDVQKSEIQTFHLQNDPPSAFPKVKIQILSNWGHPRFTCLYRVRAHGVRISEWAEDNATGVTGGPH; the protein is encoded by the exons ATGGGCAGGAAGCTCTTGGCCGAAGCCGGCGCCTCGGAGCCACAATGGGCAGACCGCCTGTGGCTCGGCAACC AACCGGCTGGATCTCCGGCAGGCTTGGAGGAGCAGCTCGGCTTTCTCCCCGCCCTGGATCTGAGGCAGGAGATGCCTACCCCGCGGGTGTCGAAGAGCTTCCTGA GTTTCCTCTTTCAGGTGCTGAGCGTGTTGTTATCAGTGACTGGAGACGTGCTGGTCAGTGTGTACAG GGAGGTCTGTTCCATCCGCTTCCTGTTCACTGCTGCGTCGCTTCTGAGTGTCTTTCTGGCAG cactCTGGTGGGGTCTCCTGTACCTGGTCCCCCCTTTGGAGAAT gaaCCTAAGGAGATGCTGACTCTGAG CCAGTACCACCAGCGCGTGCACTCTCAGggccagcagctgcagcagctccaGGCAGAACTGAATAAACTCCACAAGGAGGTGTCCAGCGTTCGTGCAGCCCACAGTGAG AGAGTGGCCAAGCTCGTGTTCCAGAGGCTGAATGAGGACTTCGTTCGGAAACCTGACTATGCACTGAGCTCTGTGG GAGCCTCCATCGACCTGGAGAAGACGTCCAGTGACTATGAGGACACCAACACTGCCTACTTCTGGAATCGCTTGAGCTTCTGGAACTATGCACGGCCACCCTCGGTCATACTGGAG CCAGACGTGTTCCCTGGAAACTGCTGGGCTTTTGAAGGTGATAAAGGCCAGGTGGTGATCCGACTGCCAGGCCATGTGCAGTTAAGCGACATCACCCTGCAGCATCCTCCACCCACCGTGGCACACACTGGAGGAGCCAGCAGTGCACCCCGGGACTTTGCAGTCTTT GGGCTCCAAGTTGATGATGAGACTGAAGTGCTCTTGGGAAAATTCATCTTTGATGTGCAGAAATCTGAGATTCAGACTTTCCACCTACAG AATGACCCTCCGTCAGCCTTCCCCAAGGTGAAGATTCAGATTCTAAGCAACTGGGGCCATCCACGTTTCACATGCTTATATCGAGTCCGTGCCCATGGTGTGCGGATCTCAGAGTGGGCAGAGGACAATGCCACAGGGGTCACTGGGGGGCCCCATTAA
- the Spag4 gene encoding sperm-associated antigen 4 protein isoform X1, with the protein MRRSPRPGSAASSHKQAPDLSSDNSSSSHSVTSGDSNGPQSAELEQPEGRRTRGSSCAEPASSPEVSGGAPWAGSSWPKPAPRSHNGQTACGSATVRGGASEPAGSPAGLEEQLGFLPALDLRQEMPTPRVSKSFLSFLFQVLSVLLSVTGDVLVSVYREVCSIRFLFTAASLLSVFLAALWWGLLYLVPPLENEPKEMLTLSQYHQRVHSQGQQLQQLQAELNKLHKEVSSVRAAHSERVAKLVFQRLNEDFVRKPDYALSSVGASIDLEKTSSDYEDTNTAYFWNRLSFWNYARPPSVILEPDVFPGNCWAFEGDKGQVVIRLPGHVQLSDITLQHPPPTVAHTGGASSAPRDFAVFGLQVDDETEVLLGKFIFDVQKSEIQTFHLQNDPPSAFPKVKIQILSNWGHPRFTCLYRVRAHGVRISEWAEDNATGVTGGPH; encoded by the exons ATGCGGCGGAGCCCCCGCCCAGGCTCGGCCGCCTCCTCTCACAAGCAAGCGCCCGACCTCTCCAGCGACAACAGCAGTAGTTCCCACAGCGTGACTTCGGGGGACAGCAATGGGCCCCAGTCCGCGGAGCTCGAGCAGCCCGAGGGCAGAAGGACCCGGGGCTCGAGCTGTGCCGAGCCCGCCTCAAGCCCGGAAGTGTCCGGAGGAGCCCCATGGGCAGGAAGCTCTTGGCCGAAGCCGGCGCCTCGGAGCCACAATGGGCAGACCGCCTGTGGCTCGGCAACCGTGAGGGGCGGGGCCTCGG AACCGGCTGGATCTCCGGCAGGCTTGGAGGAGCAGCTCGGCTTTCTCCCCGCCCTGGATCTGAGGCAGGAGATGCCTACCCCGCGGGTGTCGAAGAGCTTCCTGA GTTTCCTCTTTCAGGTGCTGAGCGTGTTGTTATCAGTGACTGGAGACGTGCTGGTCAGTGTGTACAG GGAGGTCTGTTCCATCCGCTTCCTGTTCACTGCTGCGTCGCTTCTGAGTGTCTTTCTGGCAG cactCTGGTGGGGTCTCCTGTACCTGGTCCCCCCTTTGGAGAAT gaaCCTAAGGAGATGCTGACTCTGAG CCAGTACCACCAGCGCGTGCACTCTCAGggccagcagctgcagcagctccaGGCAGAACTGAATAAACTCCACAAGGAGGTGTCCAGCGTTCGTGCAGCCCACAGTGAG AGAGTGGCCAAGCTCGTGTTCCAGAGGCTGAATGAGGACTTCGTTCGGAAACCTGACTATGCACTGAGCTCTGTGG GAGCCTCCATCGACCTGGAGAAGACGTCCAGTGACTATGAGGACACCAACACTGCCTACTTCTGGAATCGCTTGAGCTTCTGGAACTATGCACGGCCACCCTCGGTCATACTGGAG CCAGACGTGTTCCCTGGAAACTGCTGGGCTTTTGAAGGTGATAAAGGCCAGGTGGTGATCCGACTGCCAGGCCATGTGCAGTTAAGCGACATCACCCTGCAGCATCCTCCACCCACCGTGGCACACACTGGAGGAGCCAGCAGTGCACCCCGGGACTTTGCAGTCTTT GGGCTCCAAGTTGATGATGAGACTGAAGTGCTCTTGGGAAAATTCATCTTTGATGTGCAGAAATCTGAGATTCAGACTTTCCACCTACAG AATGACCCTCCGTCAGCCTTCCCCAAGGTGAAGATTCAGATTCTAAGCAACTGGGGCCATCCACGTTTCACATGCTTATATCGAGTCCGTGCCCATGGTGTGCGGATCTCAGAGTGGGCAGAGGACAATGCCACAGGGGTCACTGGGGGGCCCCATTAA